From the genome of Cumulibacter manganitolerans:
CGCTCATCTGCGGTCCCGTCGAATGGCTGGTCGGCGTGCTGCGGGCGCTGAAGGTCCCGACCGCCGACGACAAGCTGTGCGATGCCTACCTGTCCTACCTGCGGGTGCTCGGCCAGCTGCCGTTCGACCCGCCCAGCGTCGGCGGCTGGCCGACCGGCGTGGCATGGCTGTCGACCGCCGCGACCGAGCAGCGCATCAAGGCCGCGCAGCTGATGGCCTCCCACGGCGACCTCTCGACGGTCACGGCGGCGTCCGGCAAGGACCGGGTGGCTGCGGCCTGCTACCTGCTGGGCATCGGCGAGCTCAGCGACCGCACGTACGACGCGGTTTCCCCGCTGACGGCACAGCCGGCCCAGCTGGTGACCGCCCTCGCCTGCAGCTCCGAGAACCTGGTGATCTGATGGACGCCTTGACCCGTCGCAAGTTCTTGAAGGCCTCCGCCCTCGTCGGCGGCGCGGCGGCGCTGGCCGGAGCGACCGCGCTGACCCTCGACGACCTGCTCTCCGAGGCGGCGCGGCGGCCGCTGGTCCACGACGCCCGCATCCTCGTCGTCATCACGCTGTACGGCGGCAACGACGGGCTGAACATGCTGGTGCCATACGCCGACGACGCGTACTACGCGCGGCGTCCGGAGCTCGCCTACGACCCGGCGTCCGTGCTGCCGCTCGACGCCGAGCTCGGCCTGAACCCGGCGATGACCGGCCTGCGCGACCTCTGGGGAACCGGCGCGCTGGCGATCGTCCGGGGCGTGGGCTACCCGAAGCCCGATCGCAGCCACTTCCGTTCGATGGACATCTGGCAGACCGCTCACCCGGAGGCGCCGGTCCCCACCGGTTGGATCGGCCGGTGGCTCGACCAGACCGGTGACGATCCCCTGCGCGCGGTCAACATCGGGGCCGTCCTCCCGCCGCTGATGCTCGGCGCGAAGACCAACGGCGCCGCGCTGACGCCCACCCGGCCCACGGTCTTCACCCCGGCGCTCAACGACGCGATCGGCAGGCTGGCGAAGCCCGCGGCGTCCGACACCAGCGCGCAGCGGGCCGTCGCCGGGGTGTACGCCGACACGATCAAGACGGAGCTCGCGCTGGGACCGATCCAGCGGGCGTACGCCGACGACCGCGCGCAGGAGAACGCCTCGTCCGGCACGGCCGGCGGATCGGCCGGGGGCCAGAGCGAGCTCGCCGTGCAGCTCGGGCTGATCGCCGCCTGCATCAAGGCCGCGGTGCCGACGCAGGTATACGCCGCGAGCCTCGGAGGCTTCGACACGCACGCCGACGAGAAGGGCACGCAGCAGAAGCTGATGGGCGCGCTCGACGGGGCGGTGTCCGGATTCCTGCACGAGCTGGCCGGCCAC
Proteins encoded in this window:
- a CDS encoding DUF1501 domain-containing protein, coding for MDALTRRKFLKASALVGGAAALAGATALTLDDLLSEAARRPLVHDARILVVITLYGGNDGLNMLVPYADDAYYARRPELAYDPASVLPLDAELGLNPAMTGLRDLWGTGALAIVRGVGYPKPDRSHFRSMDIWQTAHPEAPVPTGWIGRWLDQTGDDPLRAVNIGAVLPPLMLGAKTNGAALTPTRPTVFTPALNDAIGRLAKPAASDTSAQRAVAGVYADTIKTELALGPIQRAYADDRAQENASSGTAGGSAGGQSELAVQLGLIAACIKAAVPTQVYAASLGGFDTHADEKGTQQKLMGALDGAVSGFLHELAGHPRGARTTVLVYSEFGRRVAANASQGTDHGTAGPVLVAGPLVDGGRFFGDSPSLTDLDAGDLKVTTDFRDVYGGLLADVLEHDPADVLGPGRTPLKLLRR